In the Streptomyces sp. cg36 genome, one interval contains:
- a CDS encoding DUF2293 domain-containing protein produces MLVIEPRRRHRCADCDTGPLPRLVLDTGSPRCLDCADLGHLVFLPRGDHALTRRAREESALSAVVVRFNRRRRRYERQGVLVEEAALAVAERRCLADAEARARRRARDALRRAAEDVRFTAALEAEILRLFPGCPPGRAHDVAVHASVRGSGRVGRSAAGRALDADAVTAAVRASVRHLDTPYDELLMARVPRNRARARVAARIEAVLRAWAAGRPAPPERSAAPGAGRPGRARRP; encoded by the coding sequence GTGCTCGTCATAGAGCCCCGCAGGCGCCACCGCTGCGCCGACTGCGACACCGGCCCGCTCCCCCGTCTCGTGCTGGACACGGGCAGCCCGCGCTGTCTGGACTGCGCGGACCTCGGCCACCTCGTGTTCCTGCCCCGGGGCGATCACGCCCTCACGCGCCGCGCGCGCGAGGAGAGCGCGCTGTCCGCCGTCGTCGTCCGCTTCAACCGCCGTCGGCGCCGCTACGAACGCCAGGGCGTCCTCGTCGAGGAGGCGGCGCTGGCCGTGGCCGAGCGGCGCTGTCTCGCCGACGCCGAGGCCCGCGCACGGCGCCGGGCCCGGGACGCGCTGCGTCGTGCCGCCGAGGACGTCCGCTTCACGGCCGCCCTGGAGGCCGAGATCCTGCGGCTGTTCCCGGGCTGTCCGCCCGGACGCGCCCACGACGTGGCCGTGCACGCCTCCGTGCGGGGCAGCGGCCGGGTGGGCCGCAGCGCGGCGGGGCGCGCCCTGGACGCGGACGCGGTCACGGCGGCGGTCCGCGCCTCCGTACGCCATCTGGACACGCCCTACGACGAGTTGCTGATGGCCCGGGTGCCGCGCAACCGGGCACGGGCGCGCGTGGCGGCACGGATCGAGGCGGTCCTGCGGGCCTGGGCGGCGGGCCGACCGGCCCCACCGGAGCGCTCCGCAGCCCCTGGAGCAGGTCGTCCGGGACGCGCCCGCCGCCCCTAG